The DNA window ACTAAAGTCTCTGCTGTAGACATCAAATTCCTCTCTCATCAATGACTTCTCTCCAGCATGTGAATCTGGACTGTCCACTCTCGCCTTGAGGATTTCCGGACGTCATGGCAGCTTTGCAGGTGTGCAAACACCCAATCTTTGAATACCAAGGGCAGACAATGTGTCTCCACCAAGAGACTAATCATCTCATAATCATACAATACATCCTTACCAAACCTGCTGGGTTAGTCATCATCCCATTCTGGCAAACCTAGTATGACATTATATAACACAGACATAGCAGTGCACATAAGCAATACATAATAATGATGCATGAACATCATAAAGGTAACCATGGAGCCCATACCATTAAGTAGGCCAATGACACTCCCTCGCACCTGGCGGCATGATGGATGGGAGACATTCTATTTAAATGTCTACAACTGAGATATCTAATGAACGTTTCAATACAAATCAGTCTGTTTCATGTAATGTCACGTTAACGTTCTATTGATCTTCTTTGCCGAGGTCTCTCCTTTGTATTACTCAAATGCGGCCCATTTTCAGGTGTTAGTTCAGTTTCTGCTCGCTAGCGCGCCTGGATCTCGTGCTGCTGCGGGAGGAGCCGGGCCCTGGAGGCCATGGCTGCCTTGCGGGTGTAGGTGGTGCAGCGGGCGAAGATCTCCTGGGTCTGGGGCCGGGGCGGCACTCTGGGGGGGACCCCGGCGGTGGTGGGGCTTCCACTGGGGCTCCCAATCGGGCTACCGCTAGTGCGACTGCTGGGGCTACCGCTGGGGCTACCGCTAGTGCGACTGCTGGGGCTACCGCTGGGGCTACCGCTAGTGCTACCGCTGGGGCTACTGCTAGGGCTACTGCTGGGGCTACTGCTGGGGCTACCTCTGGGGCTTGCCCCGCGGCTGAACACCCTGGGCGACTGTTCCGCCTCCGTCCCCGACAGGCTCCCCGAGGAGCTGAAGCTGAAGTCGGTGTCGTCGCTGGCCGTGCTCACGCTGCTCTTGCGGCTGTCCAGCTCCTGGCGGTctgaggaggcggcggcggacGCGGCACCGTCGAGCGTGCTGCGGGTACGCGCGCGGCTTGGTTCGAGAAGGTCCTCCATGGAGCGGGAGTGACCCGTCTGGGCCAGGCGTCCACGCGGACTGCCCGGCAGCTGGGACAGGTTGAAGGTGGAGCTGTGGAGCTTCTTCTGGAGGCCGACGTACGGGTTGCTGTAAGGCTGGAGGTACATGGACGGCACATAGCCAACCCTGCCATTGTATCTGAGAAGGTAACAAGAACAGAGAGTCAATAAAGTTGATAAAAATTGATAAACACGCAACACATTCTCACCTGTCGTAAGAGAGGTCAACAATTGACCGAGATTAGATTAAAAAAGTCACAtcaatctttttgttttgttcagacAAAATCCACATATTGCTTTCAAATTCTCAAATTTTGATATTGGTGCTTCAGGCACCCAGAGGGCAATACATTCAGGTTTTACTACATGATGACGACAACACGCACTTGAAAGGTGTTGCTTGAATCTGGAAAGGGGCCACAGGAATTTCCTCAATATTACGTGTTCACACTACACTACGTGACTAACAAGTGGAAACTCTTCCTGCCAACCCGCCTTCATTTGCTTTCCTACTTCCCAGCCTGACGCTATTGGAATTCCACAGGTGAGgaaaatgtagcctacctgATAAGCCACCAGCCATCATCAGACTTGCGCAACACTTCCACCACAGAGCCAATGTTTACTGAtacttcatctctctttttggAGACATAGTTTCTTGCTGCACAGTACAATGTATCTGTTGGTAGATgacataaaataaatgaaaaaacatATAAGACAAATAATCAGTTTGCAGTCatataaatgtattacatttgaaTAATTCATGAAATGGACGTTTAATAATATTGTAattatttgatttgtgttgaTATATACTATAAAAAAGATATACTatatatcatacacacatacatagatttTTACTGATGTATACTATATACTTTGTCTCTATGCATTTTGGGCTGGCTGGTATTATTCAAGATGAAAATGAGAGAGTTTCTTACCTTCAAAGGAAGCAGCTTCAAAATCatcctcgtcctcttcctcatcacaCGGCTCCAGGTATGGGGCAGGGAACCATGCAAGACATTTCTCCTCATTCTCCACAAGCCACCAGCCTGCCAAACCAGAAACACAGAAATGTCATCTATATGtttgcagacacacgcacacacacacacacacacacacacacacacacacaaagatgctaCAAAATGATAATGATACGGAACATGAACCTATGcattcaaagaattctgaaagTAATTCAAAGAATAAGACCTGTTGTCCACATATCCTAGCTATGCACTTAACAAATTAAACCCACTCGGGGCTGACATAAGATGCCATTGTTGACACATCACAAGTGAAGTGACCCAAGAAGAATCTAGAAAAAGTATGTGAGCATCACGAAAATGGAAATTCTTTAAGCCTATGATTGAAAGGGACTGACTCAGGATTCCAAAATTGAAGGATTGCAATTAGCAATGGTTTGGCAGACTGTACCTTTCTGGTCTTTGATGAGGACATCCAGGGTTTGATCTACATCCACTTTGAAGGGTCTATTCTTGGTGTCCTTGGCCTCGTAAGGGGCCACAGTGCGGTAGGTCTGAGTCAGGAAAGGCTGGGTGACATTGCCCATACTGAGGCGCTTGCTCTGCTTGTTTCCTGTCCCTTCTCCCAGGTCATCTGACGGAACTATGATGATGCTGTAAGAGAAAGGATGGTAATTCAGCCATTTATAATATCACCAACATCAAACAATTTACCAATACAATTTATTCAATGTTTTTTACATGTCTTTACTTGTCTTTTAGTTGTCCTACTTTCCTTTTCTTTACTTGGTCTGTACTTGTGATTCTTGAGACTGTTGCTATGATACTTCTGACCaacctcaaacagaaaaaaaaacccacaaaccTGTTTTTGGCAAAGTCTGGCTGCAGGTCATGATCTTTTGGCCGAAAGAACTGAATGACCTCTGAACTTTGTGCGACACTGGGGTCACACTGGAGCAGCTCCGTGGAGTATTTCTCCAGAGCTTTGACCCGGTGGACACTCTTACTCGGTCCCTTCTTCTGGAAGTTTCTCTTCACACCTGTGGTTGAGTAAAAACACGATGATACTTCAGTGGCATCGCAAATGAGACTTTAACACACAAAGTGAGCATTGCACACCGACTGTTCTCATTTCATTTACGCTGTACTGATATATTTGACAGTGGCTATACTGTACCTCTGAATCTGGGGAGAATTCTGTCAGATTTGCGTAATGGAGTTGCCGATGGATGTTTCTTTTTCAGCTGTTTCTgtttgaagacaaaaaaaaatgcaagtTCAAATGAGTGCTTTATACAATTAtttcaaaggtttttttttcttttttttctggagaTTTATTGCAACTTACATGGAGTTTCTTGAAATCTTGGAATGATCTGTAGATGATCACCTCATTCCTATCAGACCAGACCACAGAGGTCATGAACATCTGCAAAAAGTGAATTGATGATTAGctatcatgatgatgatgagcacAGAACAGCTGAAATATTGAATATGCACAACATATgcaagtacagtgtgtgtgtgtgtgtgtgtgtgtgtgtgtgtatgtgtgtgtgtgtgtgtgtgtaaaagagagagagagagagagagagagagagagcgcgagagagagcgcTGGATGGAGATGCTCTTGGTCTTGATGGCCTTACCTTAACTTTATCTTTGTGCATCACTCCAATAATGCGCACATTAGCTGGAAAGCGTTGGTCATCCATAATGAAGACAGAGCATAGACTTGATCAGTGAGACTTGTCAAATGAGCGGTGGGTTTGGTACTGTTAGCTATCCCTGAGCTCCGTTTTAAATACACTCATGTCAAAGGCGGAGTCTGGAGAGACAAGAGATCGCACGTGCAAAACATTTGACTGGGCGGGGACAAAGCGCATTTCTCCTTTGACAGGAAATCAAGGCTGGCGATTTGGAATGCATCATTGATACGCCCCCAACGTTCCGCACCGAATATCGCTTGTCAGTGAGTCAAAAGCGGTGCTAAAAATAATCACGTGCTCCCCACCCAACATAAGCAAGAGGCATTTTTTCAAAGAAGTGGTTGAGCAATACATCATATCCATTGGCGTCATGTAATTTCATGATATCGTGAACTGATTACTGTGGAACAGTAAAACTTTATCAGTAGAGTCCATTATCAATCTTCATTTAAGATTGTCTTTGCTAGGGTAAACATATACAATAATGGAGACTGCCTGCTAAAGGATGGGGAGAAGACAGGGAGGGATTTCTAAACAATGTGTGTATTTTCCCACTGGTtgggcaacgtaggctattagTCGTGATGAAAATGTGCAAACTGAGATACCAGCCTAGTGCAGGTAAAAGTTTTGGTTGGGCCTTTCCAGTTAATCTAAGATCAGATTGTGGCACTGTGTGGTAGCAAGCCTGTCATCCTCCGTTAATTTACCAGGAATATCGGTGGGAGCGTGTGGGTTGCCTGGCGCACCGGCCAGACTCAGGGGCGGCTGCAGGTGTATTGTCAGACCTGAGGCGGTGAGAGGACCTTGGCACCTGACGCTGGATCAGAGAGGCCACTTGTGTGATGCAGCGCTCTGATGCCTTGCCAAGGCTGAGCTCAGAGGCCCCTTGTCAAGGTCGCCCGAGAGACTAGGGGTGCTGTGCTGTCCGAGGTCTCGTGCACAGGACGTCATCGGCCACGCCGGGCCCAGGGGGCACCTGTGCACATGTGGTAGACAGTTCACATGCTCACCCTCCGCCCCCTTCTTCAGCTTGCCTCAGGTGGTCTCATATTGTTTCTATAGTGTTCTATTATTATTGTTCTATTAGTATAGTCTTCTTGATAGACTTAGTTCTTCTTATTCTCTCTGATGAATTGAATACGTTTAATTTCATTTCTATTCACCTGCTAAGAAATGTAAACCACTACTAACCTACATTTCACTAtgtgagcacgcacacacacacacacacacacacacacacacacacacacacacacacacagactaactgACCTCGACCTTTCTCAAACAAAAGTTTTCAAAGGCTGAGGTCTCCATACTGACATGAATGATGGATGTGtctgcatggatgtgtgtgtgtgtgtgtgtgtgtatgtgtggagactgTGTAGGTATGGTTTGTGTGAATAGTAGGGTTAAGGGTTAAGTGTCCCTCCCTTGACTTCGCTTGAACTGTTACTTTATTTTATGTGAATAGTGCTTCTCACTGCATTAACAACATCCTAGTGTAGTCgtttgtacaaaaaaaaaaaacatgctgtgTTCAAAGGAAAAAGTCTGTTTCTTCGgttaatgcagcttcaatcTTTATTCCGATAAAAAGCATGTTAAACAGAAAATCTTGATGAGTTTCTCAAACTCATGTCCTATATCTTGTTCCGAAGTACCTCCTACACTCTCTGTAAACGGATTAGGCTTTCACAGCAAACAGGTCTGGCCACCTTATGTTGTATATACTGTCTAGTCATAGCTATGCATGAAGTCTGAATAACATTGAGTTCAGGGGCGTTACTTTGTCTTCAGTGttgggggcgtggggggggggggggggggtacttggCATGATACTAGAGGCATGGACAGTTACTTTGGGCATGgacagatatacagtactggGGCCATGGACTAAAACTCCTCAAAATAGGGCTTATTGTTATTAACCATTGAGCAAATGCACAATTTCAGATATTGTTTACTGAATGTTTTGCATTCTATTGTTATTACTGTTAAGTAGATGCGCAATTTCAGCACACTTTCCATCAGAGAATAGGGCCTACACTATGCACACGTGCATGGCCTGTTACCTCACCTATAATTGTCCAGACATCGGCATAAAAACATTTAAACTCATGGGAAATGCATGGCCATAGTTACCCAAAAACACTTTGCTATGTGTTTATAAACAGAAATTACATAGTGTTATGACGTAATGAAATAAGTGAGATATTCCAAGTAACACTGACATAATGAAATAAATGAGATATTCCAAGTAACACTGACATAATCTCTAGTACATTAATTCATCATATATTCTGCATGTCAACATTAGGAATTATGAGTTAGTAAACTGCTTGTAAGAGTTCAGTGTACACAGGAcatcatgaattcataattt is part of the Sardina pilchardus chromosome 22, fSarPil1.1, whole genome shotgun sequence genome and encodes:
- the noxo1b gene encoding NADPH oxidase organizer 1b, which produces MDDQRFPANVRIIGVMHKDKVKMFMTSVVWSDRNEVIIYRSFQDFKKLHKQLKKKHPSATPLRKSDRILPRFRGVKRNFQKKGPSKSVHRVKALEKYSTELLQCDPSVAQSSEVIQFFRPKDHDLQPDFAKNSIIIVPSDDLGEGTGNKQSKRLSMGNVTQPFLTQTYRTVAPYEAKDTKNRPFKVDVDQTLDVLIKDQKGWWLVENEEKCLAWFPAPYLEPCDEEEDEDDFEAASFEDTLYCAARNYVSKKRDEVSVNIGSVVEVLRKSDDGWWLIRYNGRVGYVPSMYLQPYSNPYVGLQKKLHSSTFNLSQLPGSPRGRLAQTGHSRSMEDLLEPSRARTRSTLDGAASAAASSDRQELDSRKSSVSTASDDTDFSFSSSGSLSGTEAEQSPRVFSRGASPRGSPSSSPSSSPSSSPSGSTSGSPSGSPSSRTSGSPSGSPSSRTSGSPIGSPSGSPTTAGVPPRVPPRPQTQEIFARCTTYTRKAAMASRARLLPQQHEIQAR